In Microbacterium foliorum, the following proteins share a genomic window:
- a CDS encoding PadR family transcriptional regulator — MGKQMTEMLKGTLEGIVLALLAEQPAYGYEITTRVRDHGFTDIAEGTIYALLVRVEQKKLVDVEKVPSEKGPPRKVYSLNPAGTQELGEFWKTWSFLTQRIDSLRTDDKNNTDTNNEEN, encoded by the coding sequence ATGGGCAAACAGATGACCGAGATGCTCAAGGGCACTCTTGAAGGCATCGTCCTGGCCCTCCTCGCCGAGCAGCCGGCCTACGGATACGAGATCACGACCCGCGTGCGTGACCACGGATTCACCGACATCGCCGAGGGCACGATCTACGCCCTGCTCGTGCGCGTCGAGCAGAAGAAGCTCGTCGACGTCGAGAAGGTGCCGAGCGAGAAGGGGCCACCTCGCAAGGTGTACTCCCTCAACCCGGCAGGCACGCAGGAGCTCGGGGAGTTCTGGAAGACCTGGAGCTTCCTCACGCAACGCATCGACAGCCTGCGCACCGACGACAAGAACAACACCGACACGAACAACGAGGAGAACTGA
- a CDS encoding SGNH/GDSL hydrolase family protein, producing MPNAVSPASAASDLSRIAASLAGPEPLNWVITGDSITHGLVHTQGGRSYAEHLHELIRGELARTRDTVINTAISGHRLTDILDDWDRRVATWRPDIVTLMIGTNDMATGPDRVTVEAAAFAASLREFVSRVRASGAVPVLQTPPSIDVANAPGRERIAEFADAVRQVAASDDVILVDQHARFTELGNGGVPWGLMGDPFHPNAAGHAALALELANALDICPQPDRDRILPLLEAQVAMARLNG from the coding sequence GTGCCGAATGCAGTCTCCCCCGCCTCCGCCGCATCCGATCTCAGCCGCATCGCGGCGTCGCTCGCCGGCCCCGAGCCGCTGAACTGGGTCATCACCGGCGACTCGATCACCCACGGACTCGTGCACACGCAGGGCGGCCGCAGCTATGCCGAGCATCTGCACGAACTGATCCGCGGCGAGCTCGCGCGCACACGTGACACCGTCATCAACACGGCGATCAGCGGACACCGCCTCACCGACATCCTGGACGACTGGGATCGCCGCGTCGCAACGTGGCGGCCCGACATCGTCACCCTCATGATCGGCACGAACGACATGGCGACCGGCCCCGATCGGGTCACGGTCGAGGCCGCCGCGTTCGCCGCCTCGCTGCGCGAGTTCGTCTCACGTGTGCGCGCATCCGGCGCTGTTCCGGTGCTGCAGACCCCGCCGTCGATCGACGTCGCGAACGCCCCCGGCCGCGAGAGGATCGCCGAATTCGCGGATGCCGTGCGCCAGGTCGCCGCGAGCGACGATGTGATCCTCGTCGACCAGCACGCCCGCTTCACCGAGCTCGGCAACGGCGGAGTGCCGTGGGGGCTGATGGGCGACCCGTTCCACCCGAATGCCGCGGGTCATGCCGCGCTGGCGCTCGAACTCGCGAACGCGCTCGACATCTGCCCGCAGCCCGACCGAGACCGCATCCTGCCGCTGCTCGAGGCGCAGGTCGCGATGGCGCGCCTCAACGGCTGA
- a CDS encoding cytochrome C5, producing the protein MSSPLLDHLLARIVDSGLLDDPVAENGLVYGRATIDAAGAVVKVNVDPELEDDEETLDDDALIEAITRILSVSETRWRAVIDEVADDIDEAVDDEPVLEQIDLRDDLEATSVVVFADAVLIAFDAPRQFPDSRILVQLDDDLEVANIEVRDRDGAEV; encoded by the coding sequence ATGTCCTCCCCACTGCTCGACCACCTGCTCGCCCGCATCGTCGACAGCGGCCTGCTCGATGATCCGGTCGCCGAGAACGGTCTCGTCTACGGCCGGGCGACCATCGACGCCGCCGGTGCGGTGGTGAAGGTCAATGTCGACCCCGAGCTGGAGGACGACGAGGAGACCCTCGATGACGACGCGCTGATCGAGGCGATCACGCGCATCCTGTCGGTGTCCGAGACGCGGTGGCGTGCGGTGATCGACGAGGTCGCCGACGACATCGACGAGGCGGTCGACGATGAGCCGGTGCTCGAGCAGATCGACCTGCGCGACGATCTCGAAGCCACCTCCGTCGTGGTGTTCGCCGACGCGGTGCTGATCGCCTTCGACGCGCCGAGGCAGTTTCCGGACTCGCGGATCCTGGTGCAGCTCGACGACGACCTCGAGGTCGCCAACATCGAGGTGCGCGACCGCGACGGTGCCGAGGTCTAG